The Salmo trutta chromosome 6, fSalTru1.1, whole genome shotgun sequence genome has a window encoding:
- the LOC115195393 gene encoding zinc finger C2HC domain-containing protein 1A-like, with the protein MVGFKDVEEALHSNGELIPFSTAVVIRWRTEAAAASHSVAVLLTELRCDSLHRLIRETYLPICQQAPAKTRKMFDYGKQRAEGTEIYIFKPVKPKPEPSKKQSNWRRKHEDFIATIRATKGLTQVRGGAPTYVTDYVQCPSCQRRFSENAADTLNYFKPPAPGKKANSPAVSYSSSCLPQRSGLAQHSGIPSIKVTSAGSVRSTPSGYSPNCTAVSGLTSPPLGVGGKTRPVGSYGSVKTCLSAGELNSREADSSNSRNDAKRDNDVDNGGMMTMFCHECVSKYPVDWAKF; encoded by the exons ATGTGGAGGAGGCTCTACACTCCAATGGAGAGCTGATCCCTT TTTCCACAGCAGTTGTCATCAGATGGAGGACCGAGGCAGCAGCTGCTAGTCATTCTGTTGCTGTATTGCTGACTGAGTTGAGGTGTGACTCCCTCCACAGATTAATCAGGG AAACATACCTCCCTATTTGTCAGCAAGCACCAGCTAAGACGAGGAAGATGTTTGATTATGGAAAGCAGAGAGCTGAGGGAACAGAGATCTACATTTTCAAACCCGTCAAACCAAAG ccaGAGCCTTCCAAGAAGCAGTCCAACTGGCGTAGGAAACACGAGGACTTCATCGCCACCATCAGAGCTACCAAGGGCCTCACTCAGGTCAGGGGGGGGGCTCCTACGTACGTAACAG ATTATGTCCAGTGTCCATCCTGCCAGCGGCGGTTCAGTGAGAATGCAGCAGACACATTAAATTAT TTCAAGCCTCCTGCTCCTGGGAAGAAGGCCAACTCTCCTGCTGTGTCCTACTCTTCCTCCTGTTTACCCCAGAGATCTGGCCTGGCTCAGCACTCGG GGATCCCATCCATTAAGGTTACATCTGCAGGATCAGTGAGGAGCACCCCTTCTGGTTACTCTCCTAACTGCACTGCTGTGTCGGGCCTGACTAGTCCTCCTTTagg tGTTGGAGGTAAGACCCGTCCAGTAGGTTCCTACGGCTCTGTGAAGACCTGTCTGTCAGCAGGGGAACTCAACAGCAGGGAAGCAGACAGCTCCAACTCCAG GAACGATGCTAAACGCGACAACGATGTGGATAATGGTGGAATGATGACAATGTTCTGCCATGAGTGTGTATCCAAGTACCCTGTAGACTGGGCCAAGTTCTGA